The Arachis hypogaea cultivar Tifrunner chromosome 16, arahy.Tifrunner.gnm2.J5K5, whole genome shotgun sequence genome contains a region encoding:
- the LOC112754494 gene encoding uridine nucleosidase 1, with amino-acid sequence MATLANHSDGAVNGNGCDGMRPLPEKLIIDTDPGIDDSMAIMMAFQCPEVEMLGFTTIFGNVATTDATQNALLLCEIAGRQNLPVAEGSPEPLKGGEPRVADFVHGKDGLGNIFLPPPTTKKIEKSACEFLVEKVSEYPGEVTILALGPLTNLALAIKRDSSFASKVKRIVILGGSFFALGNVNPAAEANIYNDPEAADIVFTSGANIAVVGINITTQVRLTDADLLDLKESSGKHASLLGDMCKFYRDWHVKSDGVHGIFLHDPVSFVAVVRPDLFTYRKGVVRVETQGICTGHTLMDQGLKQWNSSNPWTGYSPVSVAWTVDVEGVLNYVRDLLMKP; translated from the exons ATGGCCACTCTCGCAAATCATTCTGACGGCGCCGTCAATGGCAACGGTTGTGACGGAATGCGTCCACTTCCCGAGAAGCTCATTATCGATACCGACCCTGGCATCG ATGATAGCATGGCGATTATGATGGCATTTCAATGCCCTGAGGTGGAGATGCTGGGTTTTACCACCATTTTTGGTAATGTTGCTACCACAGATGCCACCCAGAATGCTTTGCTTTTG TGTGAGATCGCAGGCCGTCAAAATCTTCCTGTTGCAGAGGGTTCCCCTGAGCCATTGAAG GGTGGAGAGCCTCGTGTTGCTGATTTTGTTCATGGTAAAGATGGATTGGGTAACATATTCCTACCCCCGCCTACGACTAAGAAGATTGAGAAGAGTGCTTGTGAGTTTTTGGTAGAGAAGGTGTCTGAATATCCTGGTGAAGTAACTATACTTGCACTTGGACCGTTGACGAACTTAGCGTTA GCAATCAAAAGAGATTCATCTTTTGCAAGCAAGGTGAAGAGAATAGTTATACTTGGAGGTTCATTCTTTGCCTTGGGGAATGTTAATCCTGCTGCGGAAGCAAAT ATTTATAATGATCCCGAAGCAGCTGATATTGTATTCACCTCTGGAGCAAATATTGCTGTTGTTGGAATAAACATTACAACCCAAGTCAGACTGACAG ATGCTGATCTCCTTGACCTGAAGGAATCCAGTGGAAAGCATGCTAGTCTCCTGGGTGATATGTGCAAATTCTATAGGGATTGGCATGTAAAATCTGATGGTGTCCATG GAATATTCCTCCATGACCCTGTCAGTTTTGTGGCAGTTGTCCGTCCAGATCTTTTCACATACAGGAAAGGGGTGGTGAGGGTAGAGACGCAAGGCATTTGTACTGGTCATACACTTATGGACCAAGGATTGAAACA aTGGAATTCAAGCAACCCGTGGACGGGCTATTCTCCTGTTTCGGTTGCTTGGACTGTGGATGTTGAGGGAGTTCTTAATTATGTTAGGGACCTGTTGATGAAGCCCTGA